The DNA region ATCTGATCAATTACAACTATAACTCCAACTAGCTTTGAAGATCTCAAATAAAGCAGCCAACTGCTTCCAGACATGTGTTACACAAACTATAATACGAATAAAGATCTTATGCTCAGGTTAGGTTATGAACAGTTTTTCCACCAATGCTTATTTTCAGACTCAGAATGAGAGTCATAGCCTAATTTGGTATTTGACATTTACCAACTTCACTTTTAGCAGCATTACTAGGTATTTGACATAGGTGGTTAAATTATTAGCAAGGCAGGGGAACACACAAAGTATGTTGCTAGCACCACCTAGGAGAATTCCACCATCCTGTCAAAGTACATCAATGGTAAAGTATGTGTAAATGTGTGCCTATGCATATGCCTACATGTGTGTGAGCACAAAAGCACGTGATTTATGTAATCCAGTTAATAtgcatttagaaaatatttcaataacTCCTAGGATTTATCTGATTTACGGCAACTTATTTGTTATACTTACTTTATAACAATAGGATCATATGCAGTAATCAGTACATCTGTACCAACTTCCTTTAGGCGCAGATTTGCCAAATACACCTGCAGGGGGGAAAACCTATTTGAAATTTGGAAACTTCTTAGAGATATGGAGGATACAGACAAAGAACAAGAACAAACTTACCTTAACAATATTTTGCGCTTCGCTTCCTTGCCGTCCCTTAGAAATGGCCTAAACATATCGATTAAGAGTACTTAGATAAAAGAGATGGACAAAAAAAcagaagagaaagagagagtactTTGATACATTTTATGcaacaatttttatatattttctttttaaagagcCTACTTGCAAATAATTACAGACTATTGGTTATTAAAATTTTCTCTGAGTTTTGTTTTTATcctaattatgaaaaaaattggtTCCTATTTAAATGTGGTTAAGACTACCAAGCGCCATAAAATTGGAAACCAAAATTTCCCACTTTGcttattaaaattgaaacattacaattttaataaaaaaaaactccaattGTTAGATTACCAAACGTCATACAATTGGAAATAAAAttggatagtgaaagtgtttcatctcatctcatctcatctcatcatacaattttttcaaattccaatacaaaatataataaacaattcaactttttcaaatgtcaaaacaataataatattacaaaataatattctaacaatattctaTGCAACTTTCAACTAaaacaatctcatctcatctcatcttattgtCCAAACCACACCTAGTGCCCAAGCACTCTAAACACCATCACACTAGCATAATCATTTTTCAGAGAAGAAGACAAACTACGTTTCCATGCTCATTAAAATTGctaattaaacaattttttggctaaaaaattttttaactaattacaagAAAAACTTTATGGAGGAAAAGTCCAATCCATATGGACATTTGTTGAAGTTGTAATAATTGAGGATTTCAATACAGAATAGTTGTATCTTTAACCATATGAAGCAAAATCTTCTTCAGCTTTTAGTTGTATCCACTATCAATGACATCTACACATCGTATCGCATTTAAacattgaaaaggaaaaaacaatttGAGTGTCTCATGTCCAGCCAAAATCAAAATAGAACATTTAACTTAACATTTTCCGTATAATCCAGATCCATCAGATCTTATGCAACTAAGTACATTATGCACTCCATCCACAACTTCAGACAGGCTAAAGGCATGTGGATAACAATCAGAGTCCATTTGAATGATGCAGTTTTAAGCAGCAATACATAGATGCTAAACTACCAAAAAAAGCAGATATTTGGTGGGTTGAAGGTGGCAGGAACACAAGAACGGGGAGAATTCATTTACTCGGTATTAGGAGTAGGCCAAGGACTCTAATACCAAGAAAGTTTCAGAGAAAATGATTTTGgcaaaattataacaaaactctGCTTTCATTAAGTGTTATAGAAAGCAAGTTACACTTGTAGATAAAACAAAAACCTAGTCTGATAAGTTCTAATCTATCAACTACTAGAGTATACAGTTAGAACAACAAACATGATGGGATGAACCTTGTGACAGTTTGGCTGAAGAAGAGTTGTTCAAAATGTCACAATAATTTTAATCTTCTGATGATAACTTGTCTTCATGGCTAAGAAGCATGACTTGGAAGATAAATAGCATATCAGAAAGATGCATCAACTCAGTAACTACATACGCAATGGGAAAGGCATGTACCATCTGGCCAACTGCAGTTGTGACTACAGCAGGTAGGTTTCTGTAACACAATCCAGGGGCCTCGATCACACCAGACTGCTCAATCACctgaataaaattgaaaaatagagaGTGCTGGCTGTAACCACTGAACCACTAATCAGTTGCTAAATCAAATTCTAACAGAAGTGATACAAAAAAAGCCTGAGCTTCCTTTTGACGgtgaaagaaaacataaaaccCATTCTCAGtacctctaaaaaaaaaaaccctcgaTATAGAATTATGTCTCTCTTTAATAGCCAATAACCCAGAAATATTCCGAAAAAGATGCATATTTACCACAGACAGAACTATCCTGGAATTCATACGGCATGTGGATTTATATAGAGTAAGACAAATAACTTGATTGCGATACCATCCACAGAAAAATCAATGGCAATCCAAACCGCATTTTGTGTATGGAAAACATTATAGCAAAACTAACTCAGCCGGATGGGTAATGACACTCAACTAAGAACTTTCAGTGACAAGCACTGATATCAGTCTATAAGAAGACGGTTTTTAATGGGCAGAAAGATTGaatgattaattaatttagccaaaaaaacaaagagagagaattacCGTGCCTCCTTCAGCTTCTTGTTCGGTGGCAAGGTCTTGAAGGAACCAGATAGCACTACCTTCATCTCCAACTTCATTCCTGTAATCTAAGAGCTCGAATATTAGGCTTTCATCGCGGGCAGGGTCCACAAATACCTCCTACAAACCACCACAGCATGTAATTCCAAGTGAACTTTGAGAATTAGCGACACCCTTAAATAACAGCCTCGATTAGGTCTTTTAAGCAAGTAACCAACCTGATGATcggggacttgccggatattgcTGACATCCTGGGACACATAAGCCAATCAACAGCCCCGGATTATAAATAAGGACAGAACGAAatccaaatgatatgaatacaCAACAACAGAAAGCAATAtgtgtgagtgtgtgtgtgtgttaaaaaaataaacaccaaCCTGGAATCTATGAGAGAATGTGCTAGATATTGCCCCGCCAAAAAGCGGGCGCTCCGAATAAGAATCTGCAGCCATTTTCGGCGAGAAAACTTTTTGACGAAAGAGTCACAGAGTCGCGATTAAGGAATCCCCAAAATGGGATTCTACTGGCTGTAATAAAGGGATCGAATTTGAACAAGAAATACTTGGGAAAGGGAATTGGGAGAGGAATTGAGTAAgaagtaggaaaaaaaaaatgagccgGATTTGTAGAGCTGAGAAATCCTCAGGTGACGAAccaagagagagatagagaagcCTCTAGCATGTTCTGTGGAACAGTGGAAGTTTCTGAAGTGAAACTCGCGGTTTGTGAATTcgtatttaaagaaaaaaaatggtgaagCCACTTCTGCGTAACAGAAAAGCTAAGTGCCTGTTTGGATACGAATATTTGAGTGTAATACGTACCTGTCAATTGCAGCAATGAAACGATTTTACTCAACATGTTTGATTggattttgaaataaaagattgaaaaaattaataacaatattatatgattaaaaattatttaaatattatttcttattttttattttgttttaaaatttgaaaaagtattattaatttttatgttttatttgggagtttagaaaaattataattattaaataaaaaaattaactatttgaaattgaaattattttatatttaaaattttgagtgatgtttaaagataaaatatctgaaaatatttaaaaatagttGTATTGCTAAACAATCCTAAAACTGAGCTGACTAACCTTGATGGCTATTCTTTATATTATATGGTGTCAGTGCAATAAGATTAGGACAATGCTAgatcataataaataaataaatgaaagaaaaggtgATTCATGCGTTGTattgataatataaaatgtattttttttttcaaacagttttaatcatgaagtaaaaaaaaaatatcacttttagCCTTAGGGGCACCATTCTCGGTGGCAcaaacatttttcttaaaattatatgtGAAATACACACTCTTCGGCTAATCTAGAATGATTTGATTgacaagaaaattttaaaattaaaagtatttgtaAATCAAATCAGTAAagatggtatttttttttttttaagagaaatgatttatataaattttaaatagttaaacTTCGtattaattcttataaaaaagtgaatctCACTTAAAAAAcagtataaaaaattattttttattagttaaatccatttttttataaaagatttatacGAAACTTGTCTATTTAAGACTTGTTCCTAACATTTCTTTCATATCAGCTGATAAATAGTATTACTATGGTATAACTTCAATTGGCATAAATCCGTTGATATATTCTGAGCTATCTTTCATTGTATGATCTATCAAGACAAGTTGTATAGTAAGACTCCTTTTCAATTGTCTCTTGTAAATAGTGAGATAGCAAAACTTCTTGTGTTAATTTATTAGCTTTTGCAAAGACTTCTTGAATACTTTGTGAAATAGTGATAGGCATGATCTATTATTGGCTTAGGTTCAGCTAAGACTTTTTGTATAGCATCTATGCATCTTTCAACAGGTATACCCCATGATATGGTACTTGAGATTAATTATTAGCCAGCCTGAATTAATGATTAGAGATATTTGGATACGGCATGGGCAAAATATTAGTCTAATTTCTCAGCTTGGTGGAAATCAACTGAAGGATATGGTTTTGAAATCCAAAGTTCagattaaagaaaaagaagatttgAGAATTTGGAAGCCATCTTACTCTGGTAAATTTTCTGTAAAGTCTGCTTGGAATTTAATTAGAAGTTCATCTGGTATTTTTCCTCTTTCTGCTTGTATATGGAACCATATTCTGCCcccaaaaattttgatttttggaTGGAAACTTTTTCGAGTTCCTCTTTGGAACAGTATGTCCTATAAGGAGGAATTATCGGAGACCAATAGAAAAATGACACCTAAGCTGAGCACATGATCTCAGCCTGAACCTGGCTGCACCATAGCAACGGCCAAATCACACTTGACCGAACGAAGAAAGAATTGCTTCAATGAACAGAATTTGTTgccgcttcttcttcttcttcatttgttgcctctctctctctctctctctctctctctcacgcttcATTAATTCAGTATTCATctgttgcttctttttttttttttttatattgtctGATCACCAGTCTTTATATCTTCAAAGACATGAAGCAACGTTCAAAGCACCAACCAGAGATACCACTGTTACTATTTTCTTGCTCTGTGCattttttatgggatttttaTTTCAAGCCTTTGGTTTTCTTGTAAACAAGACTAATGGAAAACTTGCAGAGAAGTAGTAGTGCTGAAATTTGTTGTTCAAGCCACTTTATGAACCATTAAAGATTTTTCATTTATCATGGTGGAAATTACCAAATGGTGcagaaaattgaaggaaaagaaaccAAAGAGAAAATGACGATGGACTCACTTAACCCTGCAACTGCATTGGTGTCACAGGCAACCAAACAAAAGCTGAAACACAAAACAACTCAGCAAATTAAGTTGATATAAAGTCTTCAAATCCAGAGAAAATTGATTAATTGAAGTTGctagagagaaagaagagagaaaagggtCGAGATcttggggggagagagagagagagagagagaggctaggGTTAGACACAGAGAGCTTCGTGAATGTGGGAAGGAGAGAGGGACTGGGTTTCAACAGAGAAGCTTCCGCATTGATCTAggcaatttattttttctttgcaatGCAGTCTACTATTGGAAAGATGTGGGCTCTACGTGGCAGGCTATCGTTGGTTGCCGTTGTTTGGAGAATAACCGAGACACCTGTGGGAAGATATTCTCAACTTTTTCATAATGTATTCCCAATTGATGTAGCAATACAAGGGTGTGGGATTCCCATGGTTTCCAAGTGTGTCTGCTGCCCAACTTCACCAGAGATAGATCAGTGgatcatttgtttgaaaatgGGAGATTAATTACTGAAGTATGGGAAgattttgcatttctttttggTTACTCTTCTTTGTCAAGCTCTCCATGGAGAACACGTACATTACAATGGTGACAACTTTCTAAAGGGAAAGATCAAGTTGGTATGCTGGCAGCTATGGTACCACCAATGATCATTCTTTGGGAATCGTGGTTGTCAAGAAATAATTGTGTATATATCCATCTCGTTTCACTCTAGAACATACAACTGAGTCCAATGAATACTGTCGATTTCATGATCCAATGATATGCTACCATTTCGTCCTCGTGAACCAAGCAAAGCCTGAGGATTAGCTCACAGTTCAAATCTGTATTGAATTTCTATACCATTAACTCATTGATTGTTGATGATTCCTGAACAATATTCCAATATACTTGACAACCAATAAATAGCACATAACTGGACTAATATGGCCGAATGTAATCCCTCAAATCCAAAAACAACAACCAAAAGAAGTGTCAAGTTATCTCCACAAATCTATTATTAGTTGGAGGACAATACAACAAGCTTCAACAAAACGGCTTTCCCGTAGTTCCTCACAATCCACCCATTAAGTTTTTGCCATTCTTTGAAGCAACCGTGCTTGTCACACCACCATCACTGCAACATATTACCAAACATTCAGAGCtcataaatgttaaaaaaaggaCAACgatgaagagattaaaatgccACACAGAAAAACAATGTCTGAATTGGATCAAAGAACTTGGATTACTTCAAGCAGAAATGCATCTGGTACTTAAATCTGTTGAAGCTACGTCTCAGAAATGAGAATGCGGTTTCCTATGTCAGAGAATGTCTTCACATCAATTCCCCATAGCCTGCTTATTAAGATGAATGGCAATGTTAGGCAAAAATCCagacaaatttattttttcacttccaagctgatgaaaaataacatccATATGTCAGTCCTCACGAAGAACTGTTATGCCAGGCAGCCAATTAACTGCAAATATGGGGATCTTGCACCattatgaattttgtatcacAAGTTATGATCGAAACAACTATGAAAGGCGCTTACCAGCAATCAACCCCAATGGCAATGGCCCCAACCTTATCTGCCTTTTGATCATCACCAATGTGTACTGCTTTGCAAGCCTCAGCATTAAGTTGATCTACACCAATAGCACACTGTGACTTGGTCTCagctaaaaagaaagatgggggTGGGGGGCGGTTTACTACCACTTTCAAGATAACAAATTCTAATAATTCCATTCAGGCATCCACTAGAAGCATTTACCGTGTTGTTCAAACTCCAACTGATTTACTAACGTAGAACAATGAATACAAATATTTGACCATTTCTCGTGTTTTCCAAAGAGCTTATATGCATATACAGTGATGACAAAAAGGAAATCTGGGCAACTGCACTGCACATACCTAAAGcagctttaaatatttttatgtcaGGTTTTTCATAACCAACCTCTGAAGATATGATAACGGCATCAAACCTgaaaatcaaagcaagaaaaatgCTTACATGTAAATATCATGAATGGTCATCGGTATCCCTGTTCCTCTTCTTCATAGTAGCATtccaaccttttctttttcttctcttgtttggctttttcctttcttttttttctttttgttttttatttttattttttggaccaAATGTTACAATGTTTCATACTTAAGAAATAGCAAACAGAAGGAAAGGCTAAGACTTACAGATCTAAAACATCAAGTTCCCTCAATAACTTCCTTAGGCGGGTATCAAAATTGGATACAACAGCCACCTTAACTGTATCACAGCTCATCATATTTGGaataatgaaagaagaaaataattcaaaaaccaTAGACTTCATTAGTACTAGCAAATAACAGATAGAGGAAAATACTTTATGAATATGACCTCCAGCATCCTTGAGAAGGACTATTG from Carya illinoinensis cultivar Pawnee chromosome 6, C.illinoinensisPawnee_v1, whole genome shotgun sequence includes:
- the LOC122314204 gene encoding ran guanine nucleotide release factor, translated to MAADSYSERPLFGGAISSTFSHRFQDVSNIRQVPDHQEVFVDPARDESLIFELLDYRNEVGDEGSAIWFLQDLATEQEAEGGTVIEQSGVIEAPGLCYRNLPAVVTTAVGQMAISKGRQGSEAQNIVKVYLANLRLKEVGTDVLITAYDPIVINPLSESARAVGAGFVIPATQAGCMPMAEVFKLAVSSFKVNDWSLFGSAG